AAACAGACTTTGAGCTTTATGATGAACGCACGCAAGACGCTCAGCACGCAATTGTTGAGATCTATATTGGAATTTTCCCCAACGCATAAAATCCTGAAAATTTAAACCTTGTCTTCTGATTTTGAGAATATTCTTCTCGAGTTTGTTTGGCAAGTCAGTCTCGAAAATTCTAATTTTAGAGACCGTTCACCCATAAAACTCAAAAACAGAAAAAATCAGTTCATATATAATTTAAAAAGCTTATGACATATAAACTTCACGACGATGAGCTATTTTAAGAATCCTTATTGTCCAATTATGAGGTATAAAATCAACAATTAAACGATAATTACAAACTCGAAAACGCCAAAAATCTTCTAAAGGTCCTGTCAATTTTTTTCCAAATATTTTAGGGTCATCTACCACCATAATTTTTTCTTCAAGGAATTTTGAAATACGTTTTTTTTCAACAAAATCAAGTTTTCTGAATTCTTTTTCTGCAACAGGAGAGAAAACTATTTTCCAACAGAATTGAGTCATCTTATCTTAATCCAGAAGCTGCTTTTAGATCATCCCAAGAAATTGGCTTATCAATTTCCTTATCAAGTCTCATTTTTCTATCTAAAGCGTCATAATAATCTTCTTGATCTGCTAAATATTCCTCAAGAGCCTGAACCATAAAAGAGGATTTAGATCGATGTGTTTTCTTTGAAAGTTTATTGAGCCGTTTTTCTAAGTCTGCTTT
The Pseudomonadota bacterium DNA segment above includes these coding regions:
- a CDS encoding type II toxin-antitoxin system RelE/ParE family toxin, producing MTQFCWKIVFSPVAEKEFRKLDFVEKKRISKFLEEKIMVVDDPKIFGKKLTGPLEDFWRFRVCNYRLIVDFIPHNWTIRILKIAHRREVYMS
- a CDS encoding ribbon-helix-helix protein, CopG family, which gives rise to MTLTVRLKADLEKRLNKLSKKTHRSKSSFMVQALEEYLADQEDYYDALDRKMRLDKEIDKPISWDDLKAASGLR